From one Agathobaculum sp. NTUH-O15-33 genomic stretch:
- a CDS encoding carboxypeptidase-like regulatory domain-containing protein, with protein sequence MNYTQSFYVKPASHEVVQTTVSLSADQRPALIGTVVSGDDKPVEAALVTFYRADAPDSPIGALYTDELGRFSFGPLEPGKLYHVKVFKRSDNIRALEQNT encoded by the coding sequence ATGAATTATACGCAATCCTTCTATGTCAAGCCCGCCAGCCACGAAGTGGTGCAAACCACGGTCTCACTTTCGGCCGATCAGCGGCCCGCGCTCATCGGCACGGTCGTTTCGGGGGATGACAAACCGGTGGAGGCCGCGCTCGTCACCTTTTACCGCGCGGACGCGCCGGACTCGCCCATCGGCGCGCTGTACACAGACGAACTCGGCCGCTTCTCCTTCGGCCCGCTCGAACCCGGCAAGCTTTACCATGTCAAGGTATTCAAGCGCTCGGACAATATTCGCGCGCTTGAGCAAAATACTTAA
- a CDS encoding S-layer homology domain-containing protein, with translation MKKLLCALAFMACATLSAAAADVGTIRNDYPGDTEAQAQMLHELGLFNGTEKGFELEKPMTRAEAAAMLTRFLGAEQTARAGTWEHPFTDVPQWAAPYVGWLYENGLTKGVSATRYGAEENTSCEQFGTFLARASRNGEEPFWIVDSEEIAVCDAVGFVRGDAVALAARTLTTTERVQELYLNSDAHITVAQRLIDEGIFTEEMLKTAAWRVLPRHYECVPTRQDDKSEERLSCVIAGVTVMRNEYSNVKPLNYDQGFANSLYGLATNAQGKNMLHTIDAETLATKEIARLDGIEDLFVLGKSGLTDYIKGSHNGKQYLLIVTEDKQVRLLETPPALIEDGVFSYYLDENALVFEAAEMLCIIQGSEMQTLALSPNEKLFVINNNLIITQRVTNEQTTVTAWTLKGKVINQYTLQNDDPLQDERQKFENVVWFHAPHLENQSENFLWGSAGLYQMENDQLKQIISRPVYDYAFDPADGSYVLITHDAGKRMEYTEYAVQAQTGDTLVRLNADGTETALLPELPDGSLLLGEVLSTTNGRVEFTTLKAAEPHFMSRFTCVLENGRIKVTDADEGITMIYGENAVEEEQHRLDALGAGVGA, from the coding sequence ATGAAAAAGCTGCTTTGCGCACTGGCATTCATGGCGTGTGCGACCCTGTCCGCCGCCGCGGCGGATGTGGGGACGATCCGGAACGATTACCCCGGCGACACCGAGGCGCAGGCGCAAATGCTGCATGAGCTGGGTCTGTTTAACGGTACGGAAAAAGGCTTTGAACTGGAAAAGCCGATGACCCGCGCCGAAGCCGCCGCCATGCTCACGCGCTTTTTGGGCGCGGAGCAAACGGCGCGCGCGGGCACATGGGAGCACCCCTTCACCGATGTACCCCAATGGGCCGCCCCATATGTCGGCTGGCTGTATGAAAACGGGCTGACCAAAGGCGTATCCGCGACGCGGTACGGCGCGGAGGAAAATACTTCTTGTGAGCAATTCGGCACTTTTTTAGCGCGCGCGTCTCGGAATGGTGAGGAGCCATTCTGGATCGTGGATTCGGAAGAAATTGCGGTATGCGATGCGGTGGGATTTGTGCGTGGAGATGCGGTCGCTTTAGCCGCACGAACGTTAACGACAACAGAGCGGGTTCAGGAATTATATCTAAATAGTGACGCTCATATAACTGTGGCGCAACGGCTTATCGATGAGGGTATATTTACTGAGGAAATGCTGAAAACGGCTGCTTGGAGGGTATTGCCGCGTCATTATGAGTGTGTACCCACACGTCAGGACGACAAATCAGAGGAACGCCTATCCTGCGTGATCGCAGGCGTTACGGTTATGAGAAACGAGTATTCGAATGTAAAGCCGCTAAATTACGATCAAGGTTTTGCTAATTCATTATATGGTCTTGCTACTAACGCGCAAGGGAAAAACATGCTCCATACCATTGATGCGGAAACACTTGCAACAAAAGAAATTGCGCGTCTTGACGGTATTGAGGATCTGTTTGTTCTTGGAAAATCGGGTCTAACGGATTATATTAAAGGATCCCATAATGGGAAACAATATTTGCTTATCGTTACCGAGGATAAGCAAGTACGTCTGCTAGAAACGCCGCCTGCATTAATAGAAGACGGAGTATTTTCTTATTATCTGGATGAGAACGCTTTGGTTTTTGAGGCTGCGGAGATGCTTTGCATTATACAGGGAAGTGAGATGCAAACGCTGGCTTTGTCCCCCAATGAAAAGTTGTTTGTTATAAATAACAATTTGATCATCACACAGCGCGTAACGAATGAACAAACTACAGTGACCGCATGGACACTGAAAGGCAAGGTGATCAATCAGTATACGCTTCAAAACGATGATCCGTTACAAGATGAACGCCAAAAATTTGAGAATGTGGTTTGGTTTCACGCACCGCATCTGGAGAACCAAAGTGAAAATTTCCTTTGGGGCAGCGCGGGTCTGTATCAAATGGAAAATGACCAACTCAAACAGATTATAAGCAGGCCGGTATATGATTACGCCTTTGACCCAGCCGATGGCAGCTATGTGCTGATTACGCACGACGCGGGCAAGCGGATGGAATACACCGAATACGCTGTGCAGGCGCAGACTGGCGATACGCTTGTTCGTTTGAACGCAGACGGTACCGAAACCGCGCTACTGCCCGAACTGCCCGACGGCAGCCTGCTGTTGGGCGAGGTGCTAAGCACAACGAACGGCAGGGTAGAGTTTACGACCTTAAAGGCCGCGGAGCCGCATTTCATGAGCCGGTTTACCTGCGTGCTGGAAAACGGTCGCATAAAGGTAACAGACGCGGACGAGGGCATCACAATGATATACGGCGAAAACGCCGTGGAAGAGGAGCAGCATCGCCTCGACGCCCTAGGCGCGGGCGTGGGTGCATGA
- the thrS gene encoding threonine--tRNA ligase has protein sequence MSEENKFTFENEEYRDTYRHTVSHILAQAVKRLYPEVKLAIGPSIENGFYYDFDAPFSLTEEHLAALEAEMRKICKEKLKLERFELPRAEAIKFMQERDEPYKVELINDLPEDATISFYKQGDFTDLCAGPHLDSTGRVKGNAIKLQNVTGAYWRGDSKNKMLQRIYGTAFPKKEELDAYLERLEEAKKRDHRKIGKELGLFMLTEEGPGFPFFLPNGMTLKNTLIDYWREVHKRYGYVEVSTPMILNRSLWERSGHWGHYKNNMYTTVIDEEDYAIKPMNCPGGMLVYKSQMHSYRDLPLRVGELGLVHRHELSGALHGLFRVRCFTQDDAHIFMTPDQIKDEIKNVVKLFDEVYSTFGLTYEIELSTMPEDHMGDEKVWEFAQETLKDAITEMDKKYVVNEGDGAFYGPKLDFHLADSLGRTWQCGTVQLDFQMPERFELEYTGADGEKHRPVMIHRVVLGSIERFIGVITEHFAGAFPTWLAPEQVRVMPMTDRNVGCAKMVLDQLNHAGFRATMDERNEKIGYKIREAQLHKVPYMIVIGDKDEEAGLISVRDRKTGETTQMELAEFQEKLAYEVKEKLR, from the coding sequence ATGTCTGAAGAAAACAAGTTCACGTTTGAAAACGAGGAATACCGCGATACCTACCGCCATACGGTGTCCCATATCCTTGCGCAGGCCGTCAAGCGCCTGTATCCGGAGGTAAAGCTCGCGATCGGTCCGTCGATCGAAAACGGCTTTTACTACGATTTTGACGCGCCGTTCTCGCTGACCGAGGAGCACCTTGCGGCGCTGGAAGCGGAAATGCGCAAGATCTGCAAGGAAAAACTAAAGCTCGAGCGTTTTGAGCTGCCCCGCGCAGAGGCGATCAAATTCATGCAGGAGCGGGACGAGCCCTACAAGGTCGAACTGATTAACGATCTGCCGGAGGACGCTACGATCTCTTTCTATAAGCAGGGCGATTTCACCGACCTGTGCGCGGGCCCGCATCTGGATTCGACCGGCCGCGTCAAGGGCAACGCGATCAAGCTGCAAAACGTCACCGGCGCTTACTGGCGCGGCGATTCCAAGAACAAGATGCTCCAGCGCATCTACGGCACCGCTTTCCCGAAGAAGGAAGAGCTGGACGCTTATCTGGAGCGTTTGGAAGAAGCGAAGAAGCGCGATCACCGCAAGATCGGCAAGGAGCTTGGCCTGTTCATGCTGACCGAGGAGGGCCCCGGCTTCCCGTTCTTCCTGCCAAACGGCATGACGCTCAAGAACACGCTGATCGATTACTGGCGCGAGGTGCACAAGCGGTACGGCTATGTCGAGGTTTCGACGCCGATGATCCTCAACCGCTCGCTCTGGGAACGTTCGGGGCACTGGGGCCATTACAAAAACAACATGTACACCACGGTCATCGACGAAGAGGATTATGCCATTAAGCCGATGAACTGCCCGGGCGGCATGCTGGTCTACAAGAGCCAGATGCACTCCTACCGCGACCTGCCGCTCCGCGTGGGCGAGCTCGGCCTTGTCCACCGCCACGAGCTGTCCGGCGCGCTGCACGGCCTGTTCCGCGTGCGCTGCTTCACGCAGGACGATGCGCATATCTTCATGACGCCCGACCAGATCAAGGATGAGATCAAAAACGTCGTCAAGCTCTTTGACGAGGTTTACTCCACCTTCGGCCTGACCTACGAGATCGAGCTGTCCACCATGCCCGAGGACCACATGGGCGATGAAAAGGTATGGGAATTCGCGCAGGAGACGCTCAAGGACGCGATCACCGAAATGGATAAAAAGTATGTCGTCAACGAGGGCGACGGCGCGTTCTACGGCCCGAAGCTCGATTTTCATCTGGCCGATTCGCTGGGCCGCACCTGGCAGTGCGGCACCGTCCAGCTCGATTTCCAGATGCCCGAGCGGTTTGAACTGGAATACACGGGCGCGGACGGCGAAAAGCACCGTCCGGTCATGATCCACCGCGTCGTGCTCGGCTCGATCGAGCGCTTCATCGGCGTCATCACCGAGCATTTTGCCGGTGCGTTCCCGACGTGGCTCGCACCCGAACAGGTGCGCGTCATGCCGATGACCGACCGCAACGTCGGCTGCGCAAAAATGGTGCTTGACCAGCTTAATCATGCGGGCTTCCGCGCCACGATGGATGAGCGCAACGAAAAGATCGGCTATAAGATCCGTGAAGCCCAGCTGCACAAGGTGCCTTATATGATCGTCATCGGCGACAAGGACGAGGAAGCGGGCCTGATCTCCGTGCGCGACCGCAAGACCGGCGAGACCACACAGATGGAGCTGGCCGAATTTCAGGAAAAGCTTGCTTACGAAGTGAAGGAAAAGCTGCGGTGA
- a CDS encoding YcxB family protein, translating into MELQYEITKDDFIAFNLDYWSKNALVQRSILMTRIATAVIVLLGGTALMVWLKSLNVISVAVYVALAAVCFFGTPWYMKRKVVKNVERILKNPNSKNACGEKKMVLGDDEFRLTGENEDTSYPYDAVQRIATDAGHYFVFVDQYSALIVPFRAFRDDAQKKEFYGRITAHIEDEALKC; encoded by the coding sequence ATGGAGCTGCAATATGAAATCACAAAGGATGATTTTATCGCCTTTAATCTGGATTACTGGAGCAAAAACGCGCTGGTGCAGCGCAGCATTCTGATGACGCGCATCGCGACCGCGGTGATCGTGCTGCTTGGCGGCACGGCGCTGATGGTTTGGCTGAAATCGCTGAACGTCATATCGGTGGCGGTTTATGTGGCGCTCGCGGCGGTATGCTTTTTCGGCACGCCTTGGTATATGAAGCGCAAGGTCGTAAAAAACGTAGAACGCATTTTGAAAAATCCAAACAGCAAAAATGCCTGCGGCGAGAAGAAAATGGTGCTGGGTGACGATGAATTCCGCCTGACCGGAGAAAATGAGGATACGAGCTATCCCTACGACGCGGTGCAGCGTATCGCTACGGACGCGGGACACTACTTCGTGTTCGTCGATCAGTATTCGGCGCTGATCGTCCCGTTCCGCGCGTTCCGCGACGACGCGCAGAAAAAGGAATTTTACGGCCGCATCACCGCCCATATCGAGGATGAAGCGCTTAAATGCTGA
- the tsf gene encoding translation elongation factor Ts → MAFTAADVKKLREMTNVGMMDCKKALQEADGDFDKAVELLREKGLAKAAKKAGRIAAEGVVCATVCGDCGVGAIIEVNSETDFVAKNADFQKFVSDLAGVVMKENPADVEALKTCKLGDVTVQEALQEKVLTIGENIQIRRFERYDDSTVNVAYTHMGGVIGVLVGLSVSDNLKDNATVKELGKDIGMQAAAMRPSFMDKSEVDAATLDKEREILMAQAIEENKTAAKPKPEQIIAKMVEGRVGKYYEENCLLQQAFVKENKLSVEKHIEEVAKTLGGEIKLVKYARFEKGEGIEKKQDDFAAEVASMAK, encoded by the coding sequence ATGGCTTTTACCGCTGCTGATGTAAAAAAGCTTCGTGAAATGACCAATGTAGGCATGATGGACTGCAAGAAGGCGCTGCAAGAGGCTGACGGCGACTTCGACAAGGCAGTCGAGCTGCTGCGTGAAAAGGGCCTTGCCAAGGCCGCTAAGAAGGCCGGCCGCATCGCGGCTGAGGGCGTTGTCTGCGCGACCGTGTGCGGCGATTGCGGCGTAGGCGCGATCATCGAAGTCAACTCCGAGACCGACTTCGTTGCCAAGAACGCTGATTTCCAGAAGTTCGTATCCGATCTGGCCGGCGTGGTCATGAAGGAGAACCCGGCTGACGTAGAGGCGCTCAAGACCTGCAAGCTGGGCGACGTGACCGTACAGGAAGCGCTGCAGGAAAAGGTGCTGACGATCGGCGAGAACATCCAGATCCGCCGCTTCGAGCGCTACGACGACTCTACCGTTAACGTAGCCTACACCCATATGGGCGGCGTTATCGGCGTGCTGGTCGGTTTGTCCGTTTCGGATAACCTGAAGGACAACGCCACCGTCAAGGAGCTGGGCAAGGATATCGGCATGCAGGCGGCCGCGATGCGTCCGTCCTTCATGGATAAGTCCGAGGTAGACGCCGCGACCCTCGACAAGGAGCGCGAAATCCTGATGGCGCAGGCGATCGAGGAGAACAAGACCGCCGCCAAGCCCAAGCCGGAGCAGATCATCGCCAAGATGGTAGAGGGCCGCGTGGGCAAGTACTACGAGGAGAACTGCCTGCTGCAGCAGGCCTTCGTCAAGGAGAACAAGCTCTCCGTTGAGAAGCACATCGAAGAGGTCGCCAAGACGCTGGGCGGCGAGATCAAGCTCGTCAAGTACGCTCGCTTTGAAAAGGGCGAGGGCATTGAAAAGAAGCAGGACGATTTCGCGGCCGAAGTCGCTTCGATGGCCAAGTAA
- the rpsB gene encoding 30S ribosomal protein S2, whose protein sequence is MAVISMKQLLEAGVHFGHQTRRWNPKMATYIFTERNGIYIIDLQKTVKKLEEAYFFVRDIAAAGESILFVGTKKQAQDAIKEEAERSGQFFVNARWLGGMLTNFKTMRTRIARLNQLQKMQADGTFDLLPKKEVIKLQLEIAKLEKYLGGVREMKKLPGALFVVDSRKEKNAIAEARKLNIPIVAIVDTNCDPDEVDYVIPGNDDAIRAIKLISQTMANAVLEGKQGEQLEVEAKAETAEAPAAQAE, encoded by the coding sequence ATGGCAGTAATCTCTATGAAGCAGCTGCTGGAGGCTGGCGTGCACTTTGGCCACCAGACCCGCCGCTGGAACCCGAAGATGGCGACCTACATCTTCACCGAACGCAACGGTATCTATATCATCGACCTGCAGAAGACGGTCAAGAAGCTCGAGGAAGCTTACTTCTTCGTTCGCGACATCGCCGCAGCCGGCGAGTCCATCCTGTTCGTCGGCACCAAGAAGCAGGCGCAGGACGCGATCAAGGAAGAGGCGGAGCGTTCCGGCCAGTTCTTTGTCAACGCCCGTTGGCTCGGCGGCATGCTGACCAACTTCAAGACCATGCGCACCCGTATCGCCCGTCTGAACCAGCTGCAGAAGATGCAGGCCGACGGCACCTTTGATCTGCTTCCCAAGAAGGAAGTTATCAAGCTCCAGCTCGAAATCGCCAAGCTCGAAAAGTACCTCGGCGGCGTTCGCGAGATGAAGAAGCTGCCCGGCGCGCTGTTCGTAGTCGATTCCCGCAAGGAAAAGAACGCGATCGCGGAAGCCCGCAAGCTGAATATCCCGATCGTTGCAATCGTTGATACCAACTGCGATCCGGACGAGGTCGATTATGTGATCCCCGGCAACGACGATGCGATCCGCGCGATCAAGCTGATCTCCCAGACCATGGCCAACGCCGTTCTGGAAGGCAAGCAGGGCGAGCAGCTCGAGGTTGAGGCCAAGGCCGAGACCGCCGAAGCTCCCGCAGCGCAGGCTGAATAA
- a CDS encoding winged helix-turn-helix transcriptional regulator, whose translation MERKLPACPVETTLTLISDRWKILIIRDLMAGTRRFGELKKSLGAISQKVLTANLRKMEADGLVTRTVYAEVPPRVEYALTELGRSLGPVIDVMKEWGKGYQKMIDKESAKC comes from the coding sequence ATGGAGAGAAAGCTGCCGGCCTGTCCGGTTGAAACCACGCTGACGCTGATCAGCGACCGATGGAAAATTTTGATTATCCGCGACCTGATGGCGGGCACCCGGCGGTTTGGCGAACTGAAAAAATCGCTCGGCGCGATCAGCCAGAAGGTGCTTACCGCAAACCTTAGGAAAATGGAGGCGGACGGACTCGTCACGCGCACCGTTTACGCCGAGGTGCCGCCCCGTGTGGAATACGCGTTGACCGAGCTGGGACGCAGCCTTGGACCCGTGATCGACGTGATGAAGGAATGGGGAAAAGGATACCAAAAAATGATTGACAAAGAAAGCGCAAAGTGCTAA
- a CDS encoding protein-ADP-ribose hydrolase, which yields MHINGVMTQAERRLWLIHYLKEKGGPLADAPVPPDADGQRRLLRGLMNVRPPAPIGPEFLAVQDAYLQTALCHKDVTDAATLPLTPDRLGLWRGDITTLRVDAIVNAANGALLGCFIPCHSCIDNAIHSASGVQLRLACHDLMKQQGAPEPTGAAKLTPGFNLPARYVVHTVGPIVQGPQPTREDREALAACYHACLTRAVEHGLASLAFCCISTGVFHFPNEPAAEIAVRTVRDFLKNDHTLQRVIFNVFTERDETLYRLLLA from the coding sequence ATGCATATAAACGGTGTGATGACGCAGGCGGAACGCCGCCTGTGGCTGATCCATTATTTAAAGGAAAAGGGCGGCCCGCTCGCGGACGCGCCTGTGCCGCCGGATGCGGACGGACAGCGCCGCCTGCTGCGCGGTCTGATGAACGTGCGCCCGCCCGCACCGATCGGGCCGGAGTTTTTGGCCGTGCAGGACGCATACCTGCAAACGGCGCTTTGTCACAAAGACGTGACGGATGCCGCCACCCTGCCCCTTACGCCGGACCGGCTGGGCCTTTGGCGCGGCGATATCACCACGCTGCGCGTGGACGCGATCGTTAACGCGGCAAACGGCGCGCTGCTCGGCTGCTTTATCCCCTGCCATTCGTGTATCGACAACGCCATCCACTCGGCCAGCGGCGTACAGCTGCGGCTCGCCTGTCATGATTTGATGAAACAGCAAGGCGCGCCCGAACCCACCGGCGCGGCCAAGCTCACGCCGGGGTTTAACCTGCCCGCCCGCTATGTCGTGCATACGGTCGGCCCCATCGTGCAAGGGCCGCAGCCGACGCGGGAGGACCGCGAGGCGCTTGCTGCGTGCTACCACGCCTGCCTGACCCGCGCCGTGGAGCACGGCCTCGCGTCCCTTGCATTCTGCTGCATCTCCACGGGCGTGTTTCATTTTCCAAACGAGCCTGCCGCCGAGATCGCCGTCCGAACCGTGCGCGATTTTCTAAAAAACGACCATACGCTGCAAAGGGTGATCTTTAATGTATTCACAGAACGGGACGAAACGCTCTACCGGCTGCTACTCGCCTGA
- a CDS encoding Sir2 silent information regulator family NAD-dependent deacetylase: protein MYSQNGTKRSTGCYSPEIRRAAALFQSARRVVIGGGAGLSAAAGLLYSGPRFTGRFAPFIAKYGLTDMYSAGFYPFPNERARWAYWAQHILVNRIQPPALPLYRQLYGLVGAREHFVITTNVDHQFQKAGFAPARVFAVQGDYGELQCARACHGGLYPAEPVVRALSAATRDCLVPDALVPRCPVCGGKMAVHLRVDQSFVEDDTWHEACARYEDFLRACIDVPTVLLELGVGFNTPGIIRYPFERLALAYENFSLIRVNLSEARLPDELKSRGVSLAGDMKDTLSALAAR, encoded by the coding sequence ATGTATTCACAGAACGGGACGAAACGCTCTACCGGCTGCTACTCGCCTGAAATACGCCGCGCGGCCGCGCTTTTCCAAAGCGCCCGCCGCGTGGTGATCGGCGGCGGGGCCGGACTATCCGCCGCCGCGGGCCTTTTGTACAGCGGCCCGCGCTTTACCGGGCGTTTCGCGCCCTTCATTGCCAAATACGGCTTGACCGACATGTATTCCGCTGGCTTCTATCCCTTTCCGAACGAGCGGGCGCGCTGGGCTTATTGGGCGCAGCACATTCTGGTCAACCGCATCCAGCCGCCCGCCCTGCCGCTGTACCGGCAGCTATACGGCCTTGTTGGCGCGCGCGAGCACTTTGTGATTACCACCAATGTGGATCACCAGTTTCAAAAGGCGGGGTTTGCCCCGGCGCGCGTATTCGCCGTGCAGGGTGACTATGGGGAGCTGCAATGCGCCCGCGCCTGCCACGGCGGCCTGTACCCAGCCGAGCCGGTCGTCCGGGCGCTGTCGGCCGCGACAAGGGATTGCCTTGTACCCGACGCGCTGGTGCCGCGCTGCCCGGTCTGCGGCGGCAAGATGGCGGTCCACCTGCGGGTAGACCAATCTTTTGTAGAGGACGATACGTGGCATGAGGCGTGCGCGCGATATGAGGATTTTCTGCGCGCCTGTATCGACGTGCCCACCGTGCTGCTTGAGCTTGGCGTGGGCTTCAACACCCCCGGCATTATCCGCTACCCGTTTGAGCGCCTTGCTCTCGCCTATGAGAATTTTTCGCTCATCCGCGTCAATCTGTCGGAAGCGCGGCTGCCCGACGAGCTAAAGTCACGCGGGGTTTCCCTCGCGGGCGATATGAAGGATACCCTGTCCGCGCTCGCCGCAAGATAA
- a CDS encoding D-lyxose/D-mannose family sugar isomerase translates to MKRSAINRILQNAAAFVKEQGFYLPPWAFWPPAQWALAGHDCDEIRDNMLGWDITDYGHGAFERVGLALFTIRNGSMTDKKYPKPYAEKLLISQEGQLSPNHFHWSKMEDIINRGGGNLMVQVWNATAAEELADTPVTVRLDGMERTVPAASVLRLTPGMSITLPQRQYHAFWAEPGHGPVLIGEVSMVNDDHLDNRFYEPQGRFPQIEEDEPPLYLLCNEYPPAEE, encoded by the coding sequence ATGAAGCGTTCCGCGATCAACCGGATTCTGCAAAATGCCGCGGCGTTTGTCAAAGAACAGGGCTTTTATCTGCCGCCATGGGCGTTTTGGCCGCCCGCGCAGTGGGCGCTGGCGGGACATGACTGCGATGAGATACGAGACAACATGCTGGGCTGGGATATTACCGATTACGGACACGGCGCGTTCGAGCGCGTCGGTCTGGCGCTGTTTACGATCCGCAACGGCAGCATGACCGACAAGAAGTACCCAAAGCCCTACGCGGAAAAGCTGCTGATCTCACAGGAGGGACAGCTTTCCCCGAACCACTTCCATTGGAGCAAGATGGAGGATATCATCAACCGGGGCGGCGGCAACTTGATGGTGCAGGTTTGGAACGCGACGGCGGCGGAGGAACTTGCGGATACGCCCGTTACCGTGCGGCTGGATGGCATGGAACGCACGGTGCCCGCGGCCTCCGTTTTACGGCTGACGCCCGGCATGAGCATTACGCTGCCGCAGCGGCAGTACCACGCTTTCTGGGCCGAACCGGGACACGGGCCGGTGCTCATCGGCGAGGTATCCATGGTGAATGACGATCATTTGGACAACCGTTTTTACGAGCCGCAGGGCCGCTTTCCACAGATCGAGGAGGACGAGCCGCCGCTGTATCTGCTCTGCAACGAGTATCCGCCCGCCGAAGAATAA
- a CDS encoding triose-phosphate isomerase, which translates to MSKLYIGTNTKMYKNIAQTASFLEALGRQTADLSRESMELFVIPSYTALDRVSATARAAGIRLGAQNMGWEDEGQFTGEISPTMLAEVGVTIAEIGHSERRHVLGETDEMENRKVHAALRHGMTALLCVGETKAQRAHGIADEVLRTQLKEGLFGVDAARAEQLWIAYEPVWAIGVGGEPASAAYAEARHAAIRQALFELFGAAGAKIPVLYGGSVNPENAAALAAQPDIGGLFIGRSAWDAERFAAIIRQVLPIFADKAEGRRRS; encoded by the coding sequence ATGAGCAAGCTGTATATCGGCACTAATACAAAAATGTATAAGAATATCGCGCAAACGGCCTCGTTTCTCGAAGCGCTGGGCCGCCAAACGGCGGATCTGAGCCGGGAGAGCATGGAGCTGTTCGTCATCCCATCCTACACCGCGCTTGACCGCGTGAGCGCTACGGCGCGCGCGGCGGGCATTCGTTTGGGCGCGCAGAATATGGGATGGGAGGATGAAGGACAGTTCACCGGCGAAATTTCGCCCACCATGCTGGCCGAGGTGGGCGTGACCATCGCGGAGATCGGCCATTCCGAGCGGCGGCATGTGCTGGGCGAGACCGATGAAATGGAAAACCGTAAGGTGCACGCCGCCCTGCGTCACGGTATGACGGCGCTGCTCTGCGTCGGCGAGACCAAGGCGCAGCGGGCGCACGGCATTGCCGACGAGGTGCTGCGCACACAGCTCAAGGAAGGGCTTTTCGGGGTGGACGCCGCGCGGGCGGAGCAGCTTTGGATCGCTTACGAGCCGGTCTGGGCCATCGGCGTGGGGGGCGAGCCCGCAAGCGCCGCCTATGCCGAAGCGCGCCACGCCGCGATCCGGCAGGCGCTTTTTGAATTGTTCGGCGCGGCGGGCGCGAAGATCCCGGTGCTGTACGGCGGCAGCGTCAACCCGGAAAACGCTGCGGCGCTGGCGGCGCAGCCCGATATCGGCGGCCTATTCATCGGCCGCAGCGCGTGGGACGCGGAGCGGTTTGCCGCGATCATCCGGCAGGTACTGCCCATTTTCGCGGACAAAGCGGAAGGGAGGCGCCGGTCATGA
- the rpiB gene encoding ribose 5-phosphate isomerase B: protein MREIVIGCDNAGFEMKNIIREQLQKLGCTVEDVGCDSAADDTLYPHIAGRVCDKVIASGFAKRGILICGTGIGMCMTANKFRGIRAAVGHDLYSARRSVLSNNGNVLCMGARVIGPELAKMIASDWVQLEFADGPSTPKVEAIIETEAANFH, encoded by the coding sequence ATGCGCGAGATCGTCATTGGGTGCGACAACGCGGGTTTTGAAATGAAAAACATCATCCGGGAGCAGCTGCAAAAGCTGGGCTGCACGGTGGAGGATGTGGGCTGCGATTCAGCGGCGGACGACACGCTCTATCCCCATATCGCGGGCCGGGTGTGCGACAAGGTGATAGCGAGCGGTTTTGCCAAACGCGGCATTTTGATTTGCGGCACGGGCATCGGCATGTGCATGACGGCCAACAAGTTTCGCGGTATTCGCGCGGCGGTCGGTCACGATCTGTATTCCGCGCGGCGGTCGGTCCTCAGCAATAACGGCAACGTGCTGTGTATGGGCGCGCGCGTGATCGGGCCGGAGCTGGCAAAAATGATCGCGTCCGATTGGGTGCAGCTCGAATTTGCGGACGGTCCCTCCACGCCCAAGGTGGAGGCGATCATAGAGACCGAGGCCGCAAACTTTCACTGA